Proteins from a single region of Thunnus maccoyii chromosome 23, fThuMac1.1, whole genome shotgun sequence:
- the mkrn1 gene encoding probable E3 ubiquitin-protein ligase makorin-1 — MAEAAAASTAASSVTGGWTKHVTCRYFMHGLCKEGDNCRYSHDLTNSKPAAMICKFFQKGNCVFGDRCRFEHCKPAKHEELPTTQTLPLPSASLAGQSDPEPSGPTPGPGAQDWVNAAEFVPGQPYCGRAEPVKAESSAPLIEELDSDTTQDNKELRKQLCPYAAVGECRYGLNCAYLHGDVCDMCGLQVLHPTDNNQRSEHTKACIEAHEKDMEISFAIQRSKDMMCGVCMEVVFEKANPSERRFGILSNCSHCYCLKCIRKWRSAKQFESKIIKSCPECRITSNFVIPSEYWVEDKDDKQKLIQKYKDGMGSKPCRYFDEGRGTCPFGSNCFYKHAFPDGRLEEAQPQRRQTGSNSRSRNSRRTPLWDIFDERESTDSFDNEDEEMVTFELSEMLLMLLAAGTDDEVTDSEDEWDLFHEELDDFYEIYL; from the exons ATGGCggaggcagcagcagcgtcTACAGCGGCTTCATCAGTAACGGGAGGTTGGACCAAACACGTAACCTGCAG ATATTTCATGCATGGTCTTTGCAAAGAAGGAGACAACTGTCGATATTCCCATGATCTGACCAACAGCAAACCTGCAGCCATGATTTGCAAGTTCTTTCAGAAGGGAAACTGTGTGTTTGGGGACCGTTGCAG GTTTGAACACTGTAAACCAGCGAAGCATGAGGAGCTGCCAACAACCCAGACGCTGCCGCTGCCCTCCGCCTCGCTGGCTGGTCAGTCAGACCCAGAACCCAGTGGGCCAACACCGGGCCCAGGGGCGCAAGACTGGGTGAATGCTGCTGAGTTTGTCCCAGGACAGCCGTACTGCGGACGGG CTGAGCCAGTGAAGGCAGAGAGCTCTGCTCCTCTCATCGAGGAGTTGGACAGTGACACAACACAGGACAACAAAGAGTTGAGGAAGCAGCTTTGTCCGTATGCTGCCGTCGGAGAGTGCCGGTACGGTCTCAACTGCGCCTATCTCCACGGCGACGTGTGTGACATGTGCGGCCTGCAGGTGCTCCATCCCACTGACAACAATCAGCGCTCAGAGCACACAAAG GCATGCATCGAGGCCCATGAGAAAGACATGGAGATTTCATTCGCCATCCAACGCAGCAAGGACATGATGTGCGGCGTGTGTATGGAGGTGGTGTTTGAGAAGGCCAACCCGAGCGAGCGCCGGTTTGGCATCCTCTCCAACTGCAGCCACTGCTACTGTCTAAAATGCATTCGCAAGTGGAGGAGTGCCAAGCAGTTTGAAAGCAAAATCATTAA ATCTTGCCCAGAGTGTCGAATCACATCCAACTTTGTCATCCCAAGCGAGTACTGGGTTGAAGATAAAGACGACAAGCAGAAACTCATCCAGAAATACAAGGACGGCATGGG GAGTAAACCGTGTCGATACTTTGACGAGGGTCGTGGAACATGCCCTTTCGGCTCAAATTGCTTCTATAAGCACGCTTTTCCTGATGGGCGGCTGGAGGAAGCTCAGCCACAGCGAAGGCAGACTGGATCCAACAGCAGGAGCCGG AACTCGAGGCGAACACCACTGTGGGACATCTTTGACGAGCGGGAAAGCACCGATTCCTTTGACAACGAGGACGAGGAGATGGTGACGTTTGAGCTGAGCGAGATGCTCCTCATGCTGCTCGCCGCGGGAACCGACGACGAGGTGACAGATTCAGAGGATGAATGGGACTTGTTTCACGAGGAGCTGGACGATTTCTATGAGATTTACCTATAG